The Rheinheimera mangrovi genome contains the following window.
CAGGGCGCTGACCTTCATCTTTGCGGGCGTTGATAAACCACTGAATTTGTTTAGGTGGCCAGTGCTTTTCGTCTAAATTCAGCGCTTTTAGTACCCGGCGCACTAAACGGTATTGATCGTCTGAGTCGATGATCTGAAAACCCTGAGGTAAACCCGCTTCCAGATAGTGAGCACGCAACATGCGGTGCGACAAGCCGTGGAAGGTACCCATCCACAGATTATTTAAACTGACACCTATGGTCTGTTCGATACGGTTACGCATTTCCTGTGAGGCTTTATTGGTAAAAGTCACAGCCAATAAACTATAGGGCGCAACCCGTTCCACCTGCATTAGCCAGGCTAAGCGATGCACCAGTACCCGGGTTTTGCCCGAGCCGGCACCGGCTAACACCAGCATATGCTGAGGAGGAGCGGCTACCGCATCACGTTGTTTATCGTTTAAGCCATCCAGTAAAGAAGAGACATCCATTAGCAGTAAGTACCTTTCACAAAATTTGCGCCATTATATACCCTTCTGCCTTGTCACCCCAGCTTTGAAGAGTGCATTGCGGCCTAAAGCAAAACTTGCAGCTGCTCTAACGAATCAATTTCCAGATGAGGTAATACGGCAGTGTGAAAATGAGCCTCATGCTTGAGCCACACCGCCTGACAGCCTGCATTCAGTGCACCCCGTACATCGGCTTTGCTGTTATCGCCTATATGCAGCAGTTCATGGGGCTCAATAGCCAGTTGCTGGCAGGCTTTATGAAACATATCGGGGTAGGGCTTCATTTTACCGCTGGGGCCAGCGTGATAAGCCTGTTGAAAATACTGACTAATGCGCAGCAGTGTTAAATCGGCGTTGCCATTGGTAATAGCCACCAGCGGATAACGTTCTGCTAAGGCTTTGAGCAACTGGTGGCTGGAGTCCGGCACTATTAAGTTACTGCGGGCGGTATAAAAAGCACCAAAAGCCAGTTCTGCAATTTCACCTGCTTCACAGCGACCAACTCCAAGCTCTGTTAACCCTTGCTCAACAGACAACAAGCGCCAGCGGCTGACATCGTGGCGAACTTCCGGGTCAAGCTGTGCTAGTTCTTTGCGTTTTTGCCACCAGAATTCAGGGTCAATCAGCCCAAGCTTCGGTGCCAATAGAAGTAATTTTTGCTGCATAGCCAATTCAGCCTGTTCAATCACAGGGCCGTTGTTATACAACGTATCGTCCAAGTCAAAAGAGATAGCTTTAAAAGGCAAAAGGGCTTTATAAACACGCATAATTGAGTTCGTTTTGTCCGCTATAAGTTGCAGTGTACTGCTTTTACGCCGGGGAGTAGCAAAAAAGGATTTGTTGTTTGACCTCAAAGAATGTTGTTCAGCTGATCTTTAAAAGCCGGGCCAATTTTAATCTGCATCTGATTACTCAAGCGGATTGATGTACTGTCGAGGCCAATTACATGCTGTTTATTCACCAGAAAAGACTTCTGCACCTGAGTAAAATCGGCCGATGCCACTTGCTGATAAATTTGTTTTAAAGTGGCGTTTACTAACACCATCTGCTGACCTTGCCAGACTTTGACATAATTGCCATATGCCTCAAAACAGCACACTTCTGCTAGCTTAAATTTGCGCAGCTCACGCTCCACTTTCAGTAGGATTGACGCAGGTTTTTCCGGCTCCAAAATCAGCCGGCGTCTGACTTTCTGTAGTGCTGTAGCAAAACGTTCTGCACTGATGGGCTTGAGCAGGTAATCGGCCACATCCAGTTCAAAGCCATCCAACGCATACTGGGGGTAGGCACTGCTGATAATCACTTGTGGTTTGTTTTGCATCACTTTCAGCATATCCAAGCCGGTTAATACCGGCATCTGAATATCCAGTATCAGCAGATCCACTTGTTGTCTAGCCAATACCGCCAATGCTTCGGCCGCACTATAACAAGAGCCGATAATGGTGATATCTGCGTAAGCCTTGCAGTGATAACTGATCACCTGATGAGCCAGTGGTTCGTCATCTACAACTAAGAGTTTCAACATGGATTCTGTTCCAGCTTTATGGTCAGCTCAGCACACCAGCCAAAAGCTGTGGCGGCACTGCTTAAAGTGTAATTATTGCCATAACATAGCTGCAAACGACGGCGCAGATTTTCCAGACCAATACCTGCTGGTCCAGCATTCTGCTGCGATGGCACTGTATTTTCGCAGATAAATATCAGTCTGTTGCCTTGGAGTTGCAGTTGGATTTTCACTTTGCTGGATTCTGCTGTGCTTTCCACGCCATGTTTATAGGCGTTTTCTACCAGCATAATCAACAGCAAAGGCGGCAGTAAATAGTGGGCGGCATGCTCTGGCAGGCTGAGACTAAGTCCTGTTTTATTGCTGACCCGCAATTGTTGTAAGGCCAGATAATCCTGCAGATAGTTAATCTCTTGCTGCAAGGTCACCAATGGCTGGCTGCCCTGATACACCACGTATCTTAATAAATTGGCCAGCCGCAGTATCAGCGTAGGAGCTTGTTCAGACTGCACCAGGCAAAGCGCATACAGGTTGTTTAAGGTATTAAATAGAAAATGCGGATTAATCTGTTGTTGCAACAATAAGAGCTCAGTCTGCACTTGTCTGTGCTGAACTTGCGCCAGATTTTTTTCCTGCTGTTGCCGGTCAAAGGCCAGGATCAAAGGTGTGGTTAATAACCACTGCATAAACATGAAGAAAAAGTTGTACCAGTCAAAAGGGTTGGGTCCACCCGCTGGAACTGCCGGCACCTCCACTGCATTCATTGGCAACTGTAAAAGCAACATTGCCAATAGCGGATAACACAGTAATATCAGCGTCAGGCTAATCAACACAAAAGGCAATAAACCATACTGCGCCAGGATACAACGAATAAGCCAATAGCGATTCAGCCAATAGCTCGCCCACATTGTTGCTGCTAACACACTAAATTGGCATAAATAACTCAGGAATAATCCAGGATTTTGTAGCAGTCTTTGCCAGTCGAACCGGATTGGGACCGGTTGCTGTGCAAAGCCGGGCTGGTGCGATACCAGCAAAAAAGCCCAGCCTATGGTCCAGGCCAACAACAGCATTAACAACACCGCATCCAACGAAAACAACCATTGCCAGCGCGAGTGGCTACCCTGTTGCAGCCTGCGTTGATACCAAAAGTGCAGCCAGTACAACAGGCTCAGCCCCGGCGCGAGCAACAAGTGACTCAGGCCTTGCGGTTTCGCATTACCCGCCAGCAGGGCAACAGCCGGATATACCAGCATGCCAACGCCCCAAAACAACAACACAAAACTGTTCGTAAGCCTGGATGGCGTCACCTGATTATGTAACCAGCTAAGCAGTGCCTGCGCCAACAATAACGGCATGCATTGCAGCAACAGCAAACCGGCCTGCGGCCAGAATAACGACCAGTTGGCATCATACAACTTCATCTGAGGCTGCAACGAAGCCCACAACCACACCAGTAACACCGGCATGAGCGCAAACACAATTTCTGGTTTAAGCGCAGCTTTTAGTGTCAACGCGGCTTTAAATGTAAACGCTGCGGGCAACTTCATGGCCAAGTTGGAATGCTCTGGAATAACAATGTGCTTATGCTGCCTGTGTTCCGGCGGATTGTCATCTGTCTGCGGACAAAACCTAAGTTTGAGCTGATGAAACTGCAACAGCTGCTGCGGGTTTTGCTGTGAGCGACGATTTCAGCGCAGCAATGCTCGGTAATAAGGCTTTAACAAGGCAAATTACCAGTAACACCAACTTTGGTCATGCTGACTGGCAGTTTGGTCATTTGCTGCTTGAAGCACAGTGCAGCCGCCGCTTACTTTGGTCGTTATTGCTGACTTCAACAAAATGCCACAGGCAAGGACCCCTATGCTGCAAATCCACCAACTCAATAAAACTTATCCAGACGGTACTGCCGCGCTGCGCGGACTGGATCTTAGCGCCAGTTGTGGCATTTTTGGTTTACTTGGGCCCAATGGAGCTGGTAAATCCAGTTTGCTGCGGACCATTGCCACCTTACAACAGCCGGACAGCGGTCAGATCAGTTTTAATGGGGTAGATGTTTTACAACAGCCACAACAGTTACGCTGCCAACTGGGATATTTGCCGCAGGAGTTTGGGGTCTATCCGCATTTGTCCTGCCATGCTTTGCTGGAACATATCGCCGTACTCAAAGGGCTGACCGATCGGCGCAGCCGGCAACAGCAAATTGAGTTGCTGCTGGCACAAACCAACTTAACTGAAGTTGCACATAAAGCTGTGGCGCATTTTTCCGGTGGCATGCGGCAACGGTTTGGTATTGCCCAGGCGCTGCTTGGCGATCCTAAGCTGTTAATCCTGGACGAACCAAGTGCCGGACTGGATCCGCTGGAGCGGCAGCAATTACATAATTTGCTGGCCGAAATCAGC
Protein-coding sequences here:
- a CDS encoding LytR/AlgR family response regulator transcription factor, producing MLKLLVVDDEPLAHQVISYHCKAYADITIIGSCYSAAEALAVLARQQVDLLILDIQMPVLTGLDMLKVMQNKPQVIISSAYPQYALDGFELDVADYLLKPISAERFATALQKVRRRLILEPEKPASILLKVERELRKFKLAEVCCFEAYGNYVKVWQGQQMVLVNATLKQIYQQVASADFTQVQKSFLVNKQHVIGLDSTSIRLSNQMQIKIGPAFKDQLNNIL
- a CDS encoding sensor histidine kinase; the protein is MWLWASLQPQMKLYDANWSLFWPQAGLLLLQCMPLLLAQALLSWLHNQVTPSRLTNSFVLLFWGVGMLVYPAVALLAGNAKPQGLSHLLLAPGLSLLYWLHFWYQRRLQQGSHSRWQWLFSLDAVLLMLLLAWTIGWAFLLVSHQPGFAQQPVPIRFDWQRLLQNPGLFLSYLCQFSVLAATMWASYWLNRYWLIRCILAQYGLLPFVLISLTLILLCYPLLAMLLLQLPMNAVEVPAVPAGGPNPFDWYNFFFMFMQWLLTTPLILAFDRQQQEKNLAQVQHRQVQTELLLLQQQINPHFLFNTLNNLYALCLVQSEQAPTLILRLANLLRYVVYQGSQPLVTLQQEINYLQDYLALQQLRVSNKTGLSLSLPEHAAHYLLPPLLLIMLVENAYKHGVESTAESSKVKIQLQLQGNRLIFICENTVPSQQNAGPAGIGLENLRRRLQLCYGNNYTLSSAATAFGWCAELTIKLEQNPC
- a CDS encoding HAD-IA family hydrolase — its product is MRVYKALLPFKAISFDLDDTLYNNGPVIEQAELAMQQKLLLLAPKLGLIDPEFWWQKRKELAQLDPEVRHDVSRWRLLSVEQGLTELGVGRCEAGEIAELAFGAFYTARSNLIVPDSSHQLLKALAERYPLVAITNGNADLTLLRISQYFQQAYHAGPSGKMKPYPDMFHKACQQLAIEPHELLHIGDNSKADVRGALNAGCQAVWLKHEAHFHTAVLPHLEIDSLEQLQVLL
- a CDS encoding ABC transporter ATP-binding protein, whose amino-acid sequence is MLQIHQLNKTYPDGTAALRGLDLSASCGIFGLLGPNGAGKSSLLRTIATLQQPDSGQISFNGVDVLQQPQQLRCQLGYLPQEFGVYPHLSCHALLEHIAVLKGLTDRRSRQQQIELLLAQTNLTEVAHKAVAHFSGGMRQRFGIAQALLGDPKLLILDEPSAGLDPLERQQLHNLLAEISRDRLVLLSSHIVDDIEQLCQQVAIMLQGRFVVQGDTSALITPLQGHIWLYSGELPPLPPKVQLLQRSYLRGVPQLRLYAAECPGDGFYAATASLQDCYFLTLASFAGQLPAVLAANKPQELSSC